In a single window of the Necator americanus strain Aroian chromosome X, whole genome shotgun sequence genome:
- a CDS encoding hypothetical protein (NECATOR_CHRX.G21851.T3) produces MEIENIVANTVYIKARESGGQKKGKSKKWKNYLQFPHYTECLPLRSEIDVSYSYIVEKQPIGKLLFHDFCETTNHQYYQSCVFLNKVEEYETSDDDGQCRRELARAIASLLAPGGDTPSSSQHDHNPWCSFLPENVVASVLAAADSATQDQEPRTDIFADAYKLVRGYLADEPFKQFLDSVLFYRYLQWKWLEKRPVDKHTFRLYRVLGKGGFGEVCACQVRASGKMYALKKLEKKRVKKRHAETLSLNEKQILQRINSPFVVSLAYAYETKDALCLVLTLMNGGDLKFHLYNLMPGGFDEKRVQFYAAEITLGLQHLHKERILYRDLKPENILLDDFGHVRISDLGLAVELKDNEPIKGRVGTVGYMAPEIVKNERYSYGVDWWGLGCLIYEMIEGKAPFRQRKEKVKREEVERRVREDQEKYSDKFSEAARTLCRGLLHKEPSFRLGCRRVSKPEEGAEEIRAHPFFNTADPNTGREPVPWKKMEAGKVTPPFCPDPRAVYAKDVLDIEQFSTVKGVRLDANDTQFYGKFNTGCVSIPWQNEMIETECFQELNVFFEEDGSLVPSLRPDGQMQLDKKNGSSSAGFFSRLFKRKSAQLNGKHSKCPYCHGNAECGKCKVTKSLHDLQLRSDSSSTAYDGGRQIRALSASGRPTAVTNALIPGQSSEQNTM; encoded by the exons ATGGAGATCGAGAACATCGTCGCGAACACTGTTTATATAAAGGCCAGAGAGA GTGGCGGTCAGAAGAAGGGAAAGagcaaaaaatggaagaattatcTTCAGTTTCCCCACTACACAGAATGTTTGCCGTTACGCTCCGAAATCGATGTCAG CTACTCCTACATTGTGGAAAAGCAACCGATTGGAAAGTTgctttttcatgatttttgcGAGACGACCAACCATCAGTACTATCAGTCATGTGTGTTCTTGAATAAG GTCGAGGAATATGAAACCTCCGACGATGACGGCCAATGTCGACGGGAACTTGCTCGAGCTATTGCTAGCCTTCTTGCCCCTGGCGGTGATACCCCATCT TCTTCACAACACGATCACAATCCGTGGTGTTCCTTCTTGCCTGAAAATGTTGTCGCTTCTGTTCTTGCTGCTGCTGATTCAGCCACACAAGACCAAGAGCCACGAACTGATATCTTCGCAGATGCGTACAA ATTGGTTCGTGGTTATCTTGCTGACGAACCGTTCAAGCAGTTTCTCGATTCCGTCCTCTTCTATCGTTACTTGCAATGGAAATGGTTGGAAAAGCGTCCTGTTGACAAGCATACATTTAGGCTTTACAGAGTCCTTGGGAAAGGTGGATTCGGCGAAGTATGTGCATGCCAG GTCCGTGCTTCTGGAAAAATGTATGCGCTGAAGAAGctggagaagaaaagagttaAAAAAAGACACGCCGAAACTTTAAGTCTGAACGAGAAACAAATCTTGCAACGAATTAATTCTCCTTTCGTg GTAAGTCTTGCCTACGCGTATGAAACGAAAGATGCTCTTTGTCTCGTGCTTACATTGATGAATGGAG GGGATCTCAAATTTCATCTCTATAATCTAATGCCTGGCGGTTTTGATGAGAAACGTGTGCAGTTCTACGCTGCTGAGATAACCCTTGGCCTCCAACACTTGCACAAAGAACGGATATTGTACCGCGATCTCAAACCTGAAAATATCTTATTAGATGATTTTG GTCATGTACGAATTTCTGATCTCGGCTTAGCTGTTGAATTGAAAGACAATGAGCCCATTAAAGGAAGGGTGGGAACGGTAGGGTATATgg CTcctgaaattgtgaaaaacgAACGATATTCATATGGAGTCGATTGGTGGGGACTTGGTTGCCTCATTTATGAAATGATTGAGGGCAAA GCACCGTTCCGTCAGCGCAAAGAGAAGGTTAAAAGAGAGGAAGTTGAAAGAAGAGTACGAGAGGACCAAGAAAAATATTCGGATAAATTTAGCGAGGCTGCCCGTACTCTTTGTCG AggacttcttcacaaagaaCCGTCATTTCGCCTTGGGTGCCGTCGAGTAAGCAAACCTGAAGAAGGCGCCGAAGAAATTCGAGCACATCCTTTCTTTAACACCGCTGATCCTAACACAGGCCGTGAACCCGTGCcttggaagaaaatggaagcCGGGAAG GTCACCCCACCGTTCTGCCCGGATCCACGTGCTGTCTATGCGAAAGATGTGCTAGACATTGAACAATTTAGTACGGTTAAAGGAGTTCGCTTAGATGCTAATGATACACAGTTCTACGGAAAATTTAATACTGGCTGTGTTAGCATCCCATGGCAAAATGag ATGATCGAAACAGAGTGCTTTCAAGAGCTAAACGTGTTTTTCGAGGAAGACGGCAGTTTGGTGCCAAGTCTACGTCCTGATGGTCAAATGCAACTCGACAAAAAGAACGGCTCAAGTAGTGCCGGGTTTTTCAGCCGTCTATTCAAACGCAAg TCTGCGCAGCTCAATGGCAAGCATTCGAAATGTCCTTATTGTCATGGAAATGCTGAGTGCGGGAAGTGTAAG
- a CDS encoding hypothetical protein (NECATOR_CHRX.G21849.T1): protein MLILGFFSLIYAVNASSSIRLTPTQAQHTWDLFKLHNVHIFVEISHAPHPGYIFQTISGERKHLVDLLLIPDRKVSLTLPLKSGWTRRYTIALPSSIQEKYVILVVVEKKYVSVIVNCIQLLLENIDDVVFTGSSPNMFVNNKYNNWRIDSGNPTRDLCPKLNSSLGNAEIETSEGLHEKEEDPSSSTGFRQSMKSCLYNGRRRGHTEAFWPEQCVRCYCEDGTTTCQYQSPIACPRLTCSVEHRVIPSNRCCPICVGADFCVDAHCHRDAECINHTNGAQCKCKEGFYGDGYNCHDIDECSFDSSAREQINPENFRFEIKYKGKKDKISCVSVRLTSSNTFDCNLESL, encoded by the exons ATGCTGattctgggatttttctccttaatttatGCCGTGAACGCTTCTTCAAGCATACGATTAACTCCTACACAG GCACAACACACTTGGGACCTCTTTAAACTACACAACGTGCATATCTTTGTCGAGATTTCGCATGCGCCACATCCTGGATATATCTTCCAGACAATATCCGGCGAACGAAAACACCTCGTTGACTTATTGCTGATTCCAGATCGTAAA GTTTCGTTAACGTTGCCGTTAAAGTCAGGATGGACACGAAGATATACTATCGCTTTACCGTCATCCATCCAGGAAAAATACGTgattcttgttgttgttgagaaGAAATACGTATCAGTAATTGTGAACTGTATACAGTTACTGCTTGAAAATATCGACGACGTAGTTTTTAC TGGATCCTCACCGAATATGTTcgtaaataacaaatataataattggAGGATTGATTCCGGAAATCCCACTAGGGATTTATGCCCGAAATTGAATAGTTCCTTAGGGAACGCTGAAATCGAAACATCAGAGGGTTTGCACGAAAAGGAG gaggATCCAAGCTCATCCACAGGTTTTCGACAAAGTATGAAAAGT TGTCTTTACAACGGTCGTCGAAGAGGACATACAGAAGCGTTTTGGCCGGAACAATGTGTTCGATGTTATTGCGAAGACGGCACAACAACATGTCAATATca gagtcCAATTGCATGTCCGCGGTTAACTTGCTCAGTTGAGCATCGTGTTATTCCGTCGAATCGATGTTGTCCGATATGTGTTGGAGCAGATTTTTGCGTAGATGCACATTGTCACCGGGATGCCGAATGCATAAATCATACGAACGGTGCTCAGTGCAAATGTAAAGAG GGATTCTACGGTGACGGGTACAACTGCCACGATATCGATGAATGTTCATTCGATAGCTCTGCTAGAGAGCAG ATCAATCCAGAGAATTTTCgtttcgaaataaaatataaagggAAGAAGGACAAAATCTCTTGCGTATCAGTTCGCCTCACTTCCAGCAACACGTTTGACTGCAATTTGGAATCGCTGTGA
- a CDS encoding hypothetical protein (NECATOR_CHRX.G21850.T1), protein MVDNFLYYYLYRGGSCHSNNELIEAIIEEIKNYVFDDRGIILSPHGYSGIPLQGETPLTTRTDDLWKIIDILFKMSTEFEGLVFRIATTIESDNLFYREAERNEVLPKWVAKTEDFTRRVYGFGGVLHVVSPELNAKFPNMTDIDIVRKHSRESRNILITEAVKQRLMTASSRNFGMQRTSVNLPSELAYIARQRPELLSAAIREYARTGSDKDEVPERCSPEGDDVMVHVLLNATDWQTVTAVADIEMPCDIVSHRVSRALIAFDHRHSSIQNGVHIPDDTQLFKRVTDRFERERLSFLFSTLFKAQNSLTHTYQIAKICVSDRHLAECRKLFKDGMSSSSEARNSACSGDDESDSKTRESKRHVYKKRRGDLGKKRVLAAIVPKTEIQTPCEEEAPPVASNTGQLRHFERAVNGDDVYKESSEERSLGEEEDMDLFITKPKPKLKNMTLSAKTTLDISAASDDDGGFDVSELMNAVPPIAVADEDFDDI, encoded by the exons ATGGTAGACAACTTCCTCTACTATTACCTATATCGAGGGGGAAGTTGTCATAGTAATAACGAACTAATCGAAGCTATCATTGAAGAAATCAAGAATTATGTGTTCGATGATCGAGGAATCATACTATCGCCGCATG GATATAGCGGAATTCCATTGCAAGGTGAGACTCCGCTAACGACGAGGACCGATGATTTATGGAAGATTATTGACATTCTCTTTAAGATGAGCACTGAATTTGAGGGACTCGTTTTTCG AATTGCTACAACAATCGAAAGTGATAACCTGTTTTATCGCGAAGCCGAACGAAATGAGGTGCTACCAAAATGGGTTGCTAAGACCGAGGATTTCACTCGAAGA gTCTACGGTTTCGGTGGTGTACTTCACGTCGTTTCTCCTGAGCTTAACGCTAAATTCCCAAATATGACCGACATAGATATAGTGAGGAAGCACTCTCGCGAATCCAGAAACATTCTTATTACGGAGGCAGTCAAGCAG agattgATGACTGCTTCTTCACGGAATTTCGGTATGCAACGAACAAGCGTCAATCTACCCTCAGAGCTGGCGTACATTGCACGCCAACGACCTGAATTACTCAGTGCTGCCATACGAGAATACGCAAGGACTGGAAGTGACAAGGATGAA GTTCCTGAGCGTTGCTCCCCCGAGGGTGATGACGTCATGGTTCATGTGTTACTAAATGCGACTGATTGGCAG ACTGTAACAGCAGTTGCTGATATTGAAATGCCATGCGACATCGTTTCCCATCGTGTTTCTAGAGCTCTAATTGCATTTGACCATCgacattcttctattcaaaatGGAGTACATATTCCAGATGATACACAGCTTTTCAAGCGGGTT ACTGATCGTTTCGAACGAGAGCGCCTcagttttttgttctcaacTTTGTTCAAGGCGCAGAACTCTCTCACGCACACATATCAAATTGCAAAGATTTGTGTTTCGGATCGACACTTGGCGGAATGTAGGAAGTTGTTTAAAG ATGGCATGTCGTCTTCAAGCGAAGCGCGGAATTCCGCATGCTCTGGTGACGATGAAAGCGACAGCAAAACCCGTGAATCGAAGCGAcac gtgTACAAAAAACGTAGGGGAGATTTGGGTAAAAAACGTGTTTTGGCTGCTATTGTTCCAAAAACCGAGATACA AACACCCTGTGAGGAAGAAGCTCCTCCAGTGGCCTCTAATACAGGTCAGTTGAGGCATTTTGAACGTGCTGTCAATGGGGACGATGTATACAAG GAATCTTCAGAAGAGAGATCATTAGGGGAGGAAGAAGACATGGATCTGTTTATAACGAAGCCAAAACCAAAACTTAAAAATATGACGTTATCTGCAAAAACG acCTTAGATATCTCTGCAGCTTCTGATGACGATGGTGGTTTTGACGTTTCGGAATTGATGAACGCAGTTCCACCAATAGCTGTTGCGGATGAGGATTTTGACGATATTTGA
- a CDS encoding hypothetical protein (NECATOR_CHRX.G21851.T1) has translation MEIENIVANTVYIKARESGGQKKGKSKKWKNYLQFPHYTECLPLRSEIDVSYSYIVEKQPIGKLLFHDFCETTNHQYYQSCVFLNKVEEYETSDDDGQCRRELARAIASLLAPGGDTPSSSQHDHNPWCSFLPENVVASVLAAADSATQDQEPRTDIFADAYKLVRGYLADEPFKQFLDSVLFYRYLQWKWLEKRPVDKHTFRLYRVLGKGGFGEVCACQVRASGKMYALKKLEKKRVKKRHAETLSLNEKQILQRINSPFVVSLAYAYETKDALCLVLTLMNGGDLKFHLYNLMPGGFDEKRVQFYAAEITLGLQHLHKERILYRDLKPENILLDDFGHVRISDLGLAVELKDNEPIKGRVGTVGYMAPEIVKNERYSYGVDWWGLGCLIYEMIEGKAPFRQRKEKVKREEVERRVREDQEKYSDKFSEAARTLCRGLLHKEPSFRLGCRRVSKPEEGAEEIRAHPFFNTADPNTGREPVPWKKMEAGKVTPPFCPDPRAVYAKDVLDIEQFSTVKGVRLDANDTQFYGKFNTGCVSIPWQNEMIETECFQELNVFFEEDGSLVPSLRPDGQMQLDKKNGSSSAGFFSRLFKRK, from the exons ATGGAGATCGAGAACATCGTCGCGAACACTGTTTATATAAAGGCCAGAGAGA GTGGCGGTCAGAAGAAGGGAAAGagcaaaaaatggaagaattatcTTCAGTTTCCCCACTACACAGAATGTTTGCCGTTACGCTCCGAAATCGATGTCAG CTACTCCTACATTGTGGAAAAGCAACCGATTGGAAAGTTgctttttcatgatttttgcGAGACGACCAACCATCAGTACTATCAGTCATGTGTGTTCTTGAATAAG GTCGAGGAATATGAAACCTCCGACGATGACGGCCAATGTCGACGGGAACTTGCTCGAGCTATTGCTAGCCTTCTTGCCCCTGGCGGTGATACCCCATCT TCTTCACAACACGATCACAATCCGTGGTGTTCCTTCTTGCCTGAAAATGTTGTCGCTTCTGTTCTTGCTGCTGCTGATTCAGCCACACAAGACCAAGAGCCACGAACTGATATCTTCGCAGATGCGTACAA ATTGGTTCGTGGTTATCTTGCTGACGAACCGTTCAAGCAGTTTCTCGATTCCGTCCTCTTCTATCGTTACTTGCAATGGAAATGGTTGGAAAAGCGTCCTGTTGACAAGCATACATTTAGGCTTTACAGAGTCCTTGGGAAAGGTGGATTCGGCGAAGTATGTGCATGCCAG GTCCGTGCTTCTGGAAAAATGTATGCGCTGAAGAAGctggagaagaaaagagttaAAAAAAGACACGCCGAAACTTTAAGTCTGAACGAGAAACAAATCTTGCAACGAATTAATTCTCCTTTCGTg GTAAGTCTTGCCTACGCGTATGAAACGAAAGATGCTCTTTGTCTCGTGCTTACATTGATGAATGGAG GGGATCTCAAATTTCATCTCTATAATCTAATGCCTGGCGGTTTTGATGAGAAACGTGTGCAGTTCTACGCTGCTGAGATAACCCTTGGCCTCCAACACTTGCACAAAGAACGGATATTGTACCGCGATCTCAAACCTGAAAATATCTTATTAGATGATTTTG GTCATGTACGAATTTCTGATCTCGGCTTAGCTGTTGAATTGAAAGACAATGAGCCCATTAAAGGAAGGGTGGGAACGGTAGGGTATATgg CTcctgaaattgtgaaaaacgAACGATATTCATATGGAGTCGATTGGTGGGGACTTGGTTGCCTCATTTATGAAATGATTGAGGGCAAA GCACCGTTCCGTCAGCGCAAAGAGAAGGTTAAAAGAGAGGAAGTTGAAAGAAGAGTACGAGAGGACCAAGAAAAATATTCGGATAAATTTAGCGAGGCTGCCCGTACTCTTTGTCG AggacttcttcacaaagaaCCGTCATTTCGCCTTGGGTGCCGTCGAGTAAGCAAACCTGAAGAAGGCGCCGAAGAAATTCGAGCACATCCTTTCTTTAACACCGCTGATCCTAACACAGGCCGTGAACCCGTGCcttggaagaaaatggaagcCGGGAAG GTCACCCCACCGTTCTGCCCGGATCCACGTGCTGTCTATGCGAAAGATGTGCTAGACATTGAACAATTTAGTACGGTTAAAGGAGTTCGCTTAGATGCTAATGATACACAGTTCTACGGAAAATTTAATACTGGCTGTGTTAGCATCCCATGGCAAAATGag ATGATCGAAACAGAGTGCTTTCAAGAGCTAAACGTGTTTTTCGAGGAAGACGGCAGTTTGGTGCCAAGTCTACGTCCTGATGGTCAAATGCAACTCGACAAAAAGAACGGCTCAAGTAGTGCCGGGTTTTTCAGCCGTCTATTCAAACGCAAg TGA
- a CDS encoding hypothetical protein (NECATOR_CHRX.G21849.T2) translates to MLILGFFSLIYAVNASSSIRLTPTQAQHTWDLFKLHNVHIFVEISHAPHPGYIFQTISGERKHLVDLLLIPDRKVSLTLPLKSGWTRRYTIALPSSIQEKYVILVVVEKKYVSVIVNCIQLLLENIDDVVFTGSSPNMFVNNKYNNWRIDSGNPTRDLCPKLNSSLGNAEIETSEGLHEKEEDPSSSTGFRQSMKSCLYNGRRRGHTEAFWPEQCVRCYCEDGTTTCQYQSPIACPRLTCSVEHRVIPSNRCCPICVGADFCVDAHCHRDAECINHTNGAQCKCKEGFYGDGYNCHDIDECSFDSSAREQVSSASPSLPSNFASSLSRNVSD, encoded by the exons ATGCTGattctgggatttttctccttaatttatGCCGTGAACGCTTCTTCAAGCATACGATTAACTCCTACACAG GCACAACACACTTGGGACCTCTTTAAACTACACAACGTGCATATCTTTGTCGAGATTTCGCATGCGCCACATCCTGGATATATCTTCCAGACAATATCCGGCGAACGAAAACACCTCGTTGACTTATTGCTGATTCCAGATCGTAAA GTTTCGTTAACGTTGCCGTTAAAGTCAGGATGGACACGAAGATATACTATCGCTTTACCGTCATCCATCCAGGAAAAATACGTgattcttgttgttgttgagaaGAAATACGTATCAGTAATTGTGAACTGTATACAGTTACTGCTTGAAAATATCGACGACGTAGTTTTTAC TGGATCCTCACCGAATATGTTcgtaaataacaaatataataattggAGGATTGATTCCGGAAATCCCACTAGGGATTTATGCCCGAAATTGAATAGTTCCTTAGGGAACGCTGAAATCGAAACATCAGAGGGTTTGCACGAAAAGGAG gaggATCCAAGCTCATCCACAGGTTTTCGACAAAGTATGAAAAGT TGTCTTTACAACGGTCGTCGAAGAGGACATACAGAAGCGTTTTGGCCGGAACAATGTGTTCGATGTTATTGCGAAGACGGCACAACAACATGTCAATATca gagtcCAATTGCATGTCCGCGGTTAACTTGCTCAGTTGAGCATCGTGTTATTCCGTCGAATCGATGTTGTCCGATATGTGTTGGAGCAGATTTTTGCGTAGATGCACATTGTCACCGGGATGCCGAATGCATAAATCATACGAACGGTGCTCAGTGCAAATGTAAAGAG GGATTCTACGGTGACGGGTACAACTGCCACGATATCGATGAATGTTCATTCGATAGCTCTGCTAGAGAGCAGGTCAGTTCTGCTTCCCCTTCCTTACCCTCAAATTTTGCCTCATCTCTGTCACGAAACGTTTCCGATTAA